The following proteins are encoded in a genomic region of Necator americanus strain Aroian chromosome II, whole genome shotgun sequence:
- a CDS encoding hypothetical protein (NECATOR_CHRII.G5479.T1), with translation MHNLTDSLLKIDEDHAIPLNERLYTIFSPRNMSQVFRDSTNKTPVSMMRDLAIRKNSASAGRKFSQNAPSNQSCFGVNGTSKSQRGLRRRDLTPSRAFGTGSVTTGLGGDRYVAMRKSEHDLELTNYLMHQPPDSTFNTSNSAPNSPVKNYEQEQMKRMMRVKSTGNLTDAGEEDRILCYKKNMAPLPAIGHLNQAKVLYSACVQPSSAVKKSTRFIPQHPERVLDAPEFKDDYYMNVIDWSSCGIVAVALSCTLYLWNADSGEIQVLFELDESNEMHLITSVKWSADGKFLAVGFKDGSLKLYDPQRTPPPNGKLELRTMKPPRLSRNGVLGWRGAVISAGYQSGQIIHHDVRIANHITGIWDGHEREVVGLHWSPNQTKLATGSGDNTVRIWDDSRLGSNTTESLFVLDDHVGSVRAVQFCNYKTSILATGGGMQCKAIKLWNVNSGELLKSIDTGAAVNGIIFNSDYKEMMSAHACGKLVIWKHPNYNEIAKLSGHAPERAISIVQSPCGQFVMTAGGDEALRTWHPFKVDKSTHQLAQRSKMFSSMTIR, from the exons aTGCACAATCTCACTGATTCTTTGCTAAAAATTGATGAGGACCATGCAATTCCGTTGAATGAGCGTCTATACACAATTTTTAGTCCACGCAATATGTCTCAAGTGTTTCGCGATTCTACGAACAAGACACCCGTCAGTATGATGAGGGATCTGGCGATACGAAAGAATTCTGCCAGTGCAGGCCGAAAGTTTTCGCAAAATGCTCCATCAAATCAGTCATGCTTCGGTGTGAATGGAACGTCAAAG AGCCAGAGAGGTTTGCGAAGACGCGATCTTACACCGTCGCGAGCTTTCGGCACAGGATCTGTCACCACTGGTTTAGGTGGAGATCGTTATGTTGCTATGAGGAAAAGCGAACACGATTTGGAACTTACTAATTATCTAATGCACCAG CCTCCTGACTCAACATTTAACACATCGAATTCGGCACCTAATAGTCCAGTCAAGAACTACGAACAAGAGCAAATGAAGCGAATGATGAGAG TGAAATCAACGGGAAATCTGACGGATGCTGGTGAGGAAGATCGCATCCTATGTTACAAAAAGAACATGGCACCGCTTCCGGCAATTGGGCACTTGAACCAAGCAAAG GTGCTGTATTCTGCATGTGTTCAGCCTTCATCTGCCGTGAAAAAATCGACAAGATTTATTCCACAACACCCAGAACGTGTTCTCGATGCTCCAGAATTCAAAG ATGATTATTACATGAATGTTATTGACTGGAGTAGCTGCGGAATAGTTGCTGTCGCCCTTTCATGTACGCTATATCTTTGGAATGCGGACAGTGGTGAAATACAG GTACTGTTTGAATTGGACGAAAGCAACGAGATGCATTTAATTACATCGGTGAAATGGTCAGCAGATGGCAAATTTTTGGCTGTGGGATTTAAAGACGGGTCATTGAAG TTGTACGATCCACAGCGCACTCCTCCTCCGAATGGGAAGTTGGAATTAAGGACAATGAAACCACCGCGGTTATCTCGCAATG GCGTTCTGGGATGGCGAGGTGCTGTTATTTCTGCTGGGTATCAATCTGGACAAATAATTCATCACGACGTTCGAATTGCGAATCACATCACTGG AATCTGGGATGGTCATGAGCGTGAAGTAGTTGGTCTTCACTGGTCACCAAATCAAACAAAACTAGCTACTGGAAGTGGCGACAACACCGTTCGCATCTGGGATGACAGCCGCCTTGGAAGTAACACTACG GAGAGCTTGTTTGTGCTAGATGATCATGTTGGTTCCGTTCGTGCTGTCCAGTTCTGTAACTACAAAACAAGTATCTTAGCTACTGGTGGAGGCATGCAATGCAAAGCGATCAAGCTGTGGAACGTTAACAGTGGAGAGCTGTTGAAGAGCATAGACACAGGAGCTGCT GTAAACGGCATAATCTTCAACAGTGATTACAAAGAGATGATGTCAGCGCATGCTTGCGGTAAGCTGGTGATTTGGAAGCATCCGAATTATAACGAGATTGCCAAGTTATCAG GACATGCTCCGGAACGGGCAATCTCAATAGTTCAGTCTCCATGCGGTCAGTTCGTCATGACTGCAGGTGGAGATGAAGCACTCCGCACTTGGCATCCTTTCAAG GTTGACAAAAGTACGCACCAACTGGCACAACGTAGCAAGATGTTCAGTTCAATGACCATCCGCTGA
- a CDS encoding hypothetical protein (NECATOR_CHRII.G5479.T2): protein MSQVFRDSTNKTPVSMMRDLAIRKNSASAGRKFSQNAPSNQSCFGVNGTSKSQRGLRRRDLTPSRAFGTGSVTTGLGGDRYVAMRKSEHDLELTNYLMHQPPDSTFNTSNSAPNSPVKNYEQEQMKRMMRVKSTGNLTDAGEEDRILCYKKNMAPLPAIGHLNQAKVLYSACVQPSSAVKKSTRFIPQHPERVLDAPEFKDDYYMNVIDWSSCGIVAVALSCTLYLWNADSGEIQVLFELDESNEMHLITSVKWSADGKFLAVGFKDGSLKLYDPQRTPPPNGKLELRTMKPPRLSRNGVLGWRGAVISAGYQSGQIIHHDVRIANHITGIWDGHEREVVGLHWSPNQTKLATGSGDNTVRIWDDSRLGSNTTESLFVLDDHVGSVRAVQFCNYKTSILATGGGMQCKAIKLWNVNSGELLKSIDTGAAVNGIIFNSDYKEMMSAHACGKLVIWKHPNYNEIAKLSGHAPERAISIVQSPCGQFVMTAGGDEALRTWHPFKVDKSTHQLAQRSKMFSSMTIR from the exons ATGTCTCAAGTGTTTCGCGATTCTACGAACAAGACACCCGTCAGTATGATGAGGGATCTGGCGATACGAAAGAATTCTGCCAGTGCAGGCCGAAAGTTTTCGCAAAATGCTCCATCAAATCAGTCATGCTTCGGTGTGAATGGAACGTCAAAG AGCCAGAGAGGTTTGCGAAGACGCGATCTTACACCGTCGCGAGCTTTCGGCACAGGATCTGTCACCACTGGTTTAGGTGGAGATCGTTATGTTGCTATGAGGAAAAGCGAACACGATTTGGAACTTACTAATTATCTAATGCACCAG CCTCCTGACTCAACATTTAACACATCGAATTCGGCACCTAATAGTCCAGTCAAGAACTACGAACAAGAGCAAATGAAGCGAATGATGAGAG TGAAATCAACGGGAAATCTGACGGATGCTGGTGAGGAAGATCGCATCCTATGTTACAAAAAGAACATGGCACCGCTTCCGGCAATTGGGCACTTGAACCAAGCAAAG GTGCTGTATTCTGCATGTGTTCAGCCTTCATCTGCCGTGAAAAAATCGACAAGATTTATTCCACAACACCCAGAACGTGTTCTCGATGCTCCAGAATTCAAAG ATGATTATTACATGAATGTTATTGACTGGAGTAGCTGCGGAATAGTTGCTGTCGCCCTTTCATGTACGCTATATCTTTGGAATGCGGACAGTGGTGAAATACAG GTACTGTTTGAATTGGACGAAAGCAACGAGATGCATTTAATTACATCGGTGAAATGGTCAGCAGATGGCAAATTTTTGGCTGTGGGATTTAAAGACGGGTCATTGAAG TTGTACGATCCACAGCGCACTCCTCCTCCGAATGGGAAGTTGGAATTAAGGACAATGAAACCACCGCGGTTATCTCGCAATG GCGTTCTGGGATGGCGAGGTGCTGTTATTTCTGCTGGGTATCAATCTGGACAAATAATTCATCACGACGTTCGAATTGCGAATCACATCACTGG AATCTGGGATGGTCATGAGCGTGAAGTAGTTGGTCTTCACTGGTCACCAAATCAAACAAAACTAGCTACTGGAAGTGGCGACAACACCGTTCGCATCTGGGATGACAGCCGCCTTGGAAGTAACACTACG GAGAGCTTGTTTGTGCTAGATGATCATGTTGGTTCCGTTCGTGCTGTCCAGTTCTGTAACTACAAAACAAGTATCTTAGCTACTGGTGGAGGCATGCAATGCAAAGCGATCAAGCTGTGGAACGTTAACAGTGGAGAGCTGTTGAAGAGCATAGACACAGGAGCTGCT GTAAACGGCATAATCTTCAACAGTGATTACAAAGAGATGATGTCAGCGCATGCTTGCGGTAAGCTGGTGATTTGGAAGCATCCGAATTATAACGAGATTGCCAAGTTATCAG GACATGCTCCGGAACGGGCAATCTCAATAGTTCAGTCTCCATGCGGTCAGTTCGTCATGACTGCAGGTGGAGATGAAGCACTCCGCACTTGGCATCCTTTCAAG GTTGACAAAAGTACGCACCAACTGGCACAACGTAGCAAGATGTTCAGTTCAATGACCATCCGCTGA
- a CDS encoding hypothetical protein (NECATOR_CHRII.G5480.T3), whose translation MDLVQTILNFETAAGWKKKDSLCSKRCTKGWEQTSPGRSIDADSIDVADSTVTIASTLTDSRDAKLRDKIAFVRAIAKRQDIIFCDAVNSKTKEEAWREVAKEVEDLGLKSFAGKTWMRMRDHDWQYVRRHALARSENSHKPSGKLGELDQLVLGIVNKYNVRLSTDYHVEQMLFDMITEDSELVEVNTHPQHEIKVEPPPSTGSEASVASLVVSPLSQLVALPPSSTVVAQPLRPDAPQNSCPNTTLKNKAVEACMVLPTTGDSTESSLTHECESTKRLALNGVPISPAENVCCSPHVAIKRPRTAEQSSGTECNIDENTTFIRKKRELELRKMELENEKLEREIQSLINQEKRAKELHNSVLEMEAARANADWSFLKKKPFGFLMAGQTVVSLFIVVVVIFAPFIFEGVSFVTGCALTLLFCSSVYNLFHIMGWNRKVLQLPGGINLFVPCTLWVFGSSVIFFFLFTFGTLICLVGFFDSFRFTVRLIITYFFLSLASALQAFICLRLGVLLFRAAPNSQLLALTTVIIDGDKTSRMEGSAPQFSPATTPSGTNPV comes from the exons ATGGATCTTGTGCAGACAATTCTCAATTTTGAGACTGCAGCTGGATGGAAGAAGAAGG ATTCGTTATGTAGCAAGAGATGTACTAAAGGCTGGGAACAAACTTCTCCAGGGCGCTCGATTGATGCTGACAG TATCGATGTCGCCGACTCGACGGTGACCATTGCAAGCACGCTTACAGATTCCCGAGACGCCAAATTGCGAGATAAAATAGCGTTCGTTCGTGCTATTGCCAAAAGACaggatattattttttgtgatgCT GTAaactcaaaaacaaaagaggaagCCTGGAGAGAAGTGGCGAAAGAAGTTGAGGATCTAGGTCTGAAGTCTTTTGCGG GAAAAACATGGATGAGGATGCGAGATCATGATTGGCAGTACGTGCGTCGACATGCCCTTGCCCGTAGCGAGAACAGCCATAAACCTTCTGGAAAATTGGG GGAGTTGGATCAGCTGGTTTTGGGTATTGTAAACAAATACAATGTTCGGTTGTCGACCGACTATCACGTGGAACAAATGCTGTTCGACATGATAACTGAAGATTCCGAACTTGTAGAAGTGAACACCCATCCACag CATGAAATAAAAGTGGAACCTCCACCTTCGACGGGTTCAGAGGCATCAGTTGCCTCTCTTGTGGTGTCTCCACTCTCTCAGCTGGTCGCATTACCTCCCTCATCAACAGTTGTAGCTCAGCCACTTAGACCAGATGCTCCACAAAACAGTTGCCCTAACACTACTCTGAAGAACAAAGCCGTGGAAGCATGCATGGTTCTTCCCACAACAGGGGATTCAACGGAAAG CTCATTAACTCACGAATGCGAGTCTACCAAAAGACTAGCTCTCAACGGTGTGCCAATCTCTCCTGCTGAAAATGTATGTTGTTCACCACATGTCGCAATCAAACGTCCAAGGACAGCGGAACAGAGCAG TGGAACAGAATGCAATATCGATGAGAATACTACATTTATTCGCAAGAAAAGAGAGCTAGAATTGAGGAAAATGGAGCTGGAAAATGAGAAGCTGGAAAGGGAAATTCAATCTTTAATAAATCAAGAGAAGAGAGCAAAAGAGTTGCACA ATAGTGTTTTGGAA ATGGAAGCAGCACGAGCTAACGCGGATTGgagtttcttgaaaaagaaaccattcGGCTTTCTAATGGCAGGACAGACA GTCGTTAgcttatttattgttgttgtcgtCATATTCGCACCATTCATCTTCGAAGGCGTTTCATTTGTCACTGGTTGCGCACTCACTTTACTATTCTGTTCTTCGGTATATAACTTGTTCCACATTATGGGTTGGAATAGGAAG GTGTTGCAACTTCCCGGTGGCATTAATCTTTTTGTACCATGTACTCTATGG GTATTCGGTTCATCGGTgatattctttttcctttttacgtTCGGTACCCTGATCTGCTTAGTGGGTTTCTTCGATTCGTTCCGGTTCACAGTTCGCCTTATTATAACCTACTTCTTCCTTTCC TTAGCGTCCGCCTTGCAAGCATTTATTTGCCTTCGTCTTGGTGTGTTGTTATTCCGAGCAGCACCGAACAGTCAACTGTTAGCCCTAACTACTGTAATTATAGATGGTGATAAGACTTCAAG AATGGAAGGATCAGCACCACAGTTCAGCCCTGCAACGACGCCTTCTGGCACAAATCCAGTCTAG
- a CDS encoding hypothetical protein (NECATOR_CHRII.G5480.T1), with protein sequence MDLVQTILNFETAAGWKKKDSLCSKRCTKGWEQTSPGRSIDADSIDVADSTVTIASTLTDSRDAKLRDKIAFVRAIAKRQDIIFCDAVNSKTKEEAWREVAKEVEDLGLKSFAGKTWMRMRDHDWQYVRRHALARSENSHKPSGKLGELDQLVLGIVNKYNVRLSTDYHVEQMLFDMITEDSELVEVNTHPQHEIKVEPPPSTGSEASVASLVVSPLSQLVALPPSSTVVAQPLRPDAPQNSCPNTTLKNKAVEACMVLPTTGDSTESSLTHECESTKRLALNGVPISPAENVCCSPHVAIKRPRTAEQSSGTECNIDENTTFIRKKRELELRKMELENEKLEREIQSLINQEKRAKELHSIELRRLRLQMVMMGADLLQEPQREE encoded by the exons ATGGATCTTGTGCAGACAATTCTCAATTTTGAGACTGCAGCTGGATGGAAGAAGAAGG ATTCGTTATGTAGCAAGAGATGTACTAAAGGCTGGGAACAAACTTCTCCAGGGCGCTCGATTGATGCTGACAG TATCGATGTCGCCGACTCGACGGTGACCATTGCAAGCACGCTTACAGATTCCCGAGACGCCAAATTGCGAGATAAAATAGCGTTCGTTCGTGCTATTGCCAAAAGACaggatattattttttgtgatgCT GTAaactcaaaaacaaaagaggaagCCTGGAGAGAAGTGGCGAAAGAAGTTGAGGATCTAGGTCTGAAGTCTTTTGCGG GAAAAACATGGATGAGGATGCGAGATCATGATTGGCAGTACGTGCGTCGACATGCCCTTGCCCGTAGCGAGAACAGCCATAAACCTTCTGGAAAATTGGG GGAGTTGGATCAGCTGGTTTTGGGTATTGTAAACAAATACAATGTTCGGTTGTCGACCGACTATCACGTGGAACAAATGCTGTTCGACATGATAACTGAAGATTCCGAACTTGTAGAAGTGAACACCCATCCACag CATGAAATAAAAGTGGAACCTCCACCTTCGACGGGTTCAGAGGCATCAGTTGCCTCTCTTGTGGTGTCTCCACTCTCTCAGCTGGTCGCATTACCTCCCTCATCAACAGTTGTAGCTCAGCCACTTAGACCAGATGCTCCACAAAACAGTTGCCCTAACACTACTCTGAAGAACAAAGCCGTGGAAGCATGCATGGTTCTTCCCACAACAGGGGATTCAACGGAAAG CTCATTAACTCACGAATGCGAGTCTACCAAAAGACTAGCTCTCAACGGTGTGCCAATCTCTCCTGCTGAAAATGTATGTTGTTCACCACATGTCGCAATCAAACGTCCAAGGACAGCGGAACAGAGCAG TGGAACAGAATGCAATATCGATGAGAATACTACATTTATTCGCAAGAAAAGAGAGCTAGAATTGAGGAAAATGGAGCTGGAAAATGAGAAGCTGGAAAGGGAAATTCAATCTTTAATAAATCAAGAGAAGAGAGCAAAAGAGTTGCACAGTATAGAACTAAGACGCCTCCGACTGCAGATGGTGATGATGGGGGCGGATCTTTTGCAAGAACCGCAGCGAGAGGAATAG
- a CDS encoding hypothetical protein (NECATOR_CHRII.G5480.T2), which produces MEAARANADWSFLKKKPFGFLMAGQTVVSLFIVVVVIFAPFIFEGVSFVTGCALTLLFCSSVYNLFHIMGWNRKVLQLPGGINLFVPCTLWVFGSSVIFFFLFTFGTLICLVGFFDSFRFTVRLIITYFFLSLASALQAFICLRLGVLLFRAAPNSQLLALTTVIIDGDKTSRMEGSAPQFSPATTPSGTNPV; this is translated from the exons ATGGAAGCAGCACGAGCTAACGCGGATTGgagtttcttgaaaaagaaaccattcGGCTTTCTAATGGCAGGACAGACA GTCGTTAgcttatttattgttgttgtcgtCATATTCGCACCATTCATCTTCGAAGGCGTTTCATTTGTCACTGGTTGCGCACTCACTTTACTATTCTGTTCTTCGGTATATAACTTGTTCCACATTATGGGTTGGAATAGGAAG GTGTTGCAACTTCCCGGTGGCATTAATCTTTTTGTACCATGTACTCTATGG GTATTCGGTTCATCGGTgatattctttttcctttttacgtTCGGTACCCTGATCTGCTTAGTGGGTTTCTTCGATTCGTTCCGGTTCACAGTTCGCCTTATTATAACCTACTTCTTCCTTTCC TTAGCGTCCGCCTTGCAAGCATTTATTTGCCTTCGTCTTGGTGTGTTGTTATTCCGAGCAGCACCGAACAGTCAACTGTTAGCCCTAACTACTGTAATTATAGATGGTGATAAGACTTCAAG AATGGAAGGATCAGCACCACAGTTCAGCCCTGCAACGACGCCTTCTGGCACAAATCCAGTCTAG
- a CDS encoding hypothetical protein (NECATOR_CHRII.G5481.T1), with amino-acid sequence MGKISRTEKNYRFGWQVIANLAKLTPLLYSKLRYTLCFTVLTLATAISNEIMAQKSGTLMGRFYKNLLQKDESAFWHTFTLATLICVGQCLLLGGIAFFSWSLYLCFRPNLVKSLHDLYFSNNLYYTLNSVDDKGIDNPDQRITQDVEKLCRLLATKITPSLLVAPFVIGYYTFKTWQTAGGFGVGIIYGYFVVGAILNRIMISPVTKWAAKVEKAEGDFRFKHVSIRNYAEESAFYRAADFEKASCDEAFSVLWNRQLRFVLWQFPTQVFQYFFNYYGGVLSYAIQIFPIFIFKTYADLDDASLGEKISNNAFYYIYLINSFTRLTDLALSIGELGGYVLRVSEIVNCTTEKDGLDNEGFTEFDDNDNTQDDFLFDNDSAGFDLSFSVRGLSYGKPCDDDDILVSDEYSYLTVDVPVNKNLIITGPSGAGKSSLLRVLANLWPSKAGTIRRCLPESAYFFLPQRPYLPVGRLCLRKQMCFPHTSAYTIDDEKDAESRRLVQILCDLRLTSLIETCGGLDMDVDFEWQDTLSPGEQQRLSFARVLFHSPKVAVLDEATSSIDVEDERNLYELLKENKISYISTGHRETLPHFHDIELKLGRYFSSTALCAHGQPPALSSPEERSDTELTLMGRM; translated from the exons ATGGGGAAGATCAGTCGAACTGAGAAGAACTACCGGTTCGGATGGCAAGTGATCGCGAATCTCGCCAAGCTAACACCTTTGCTCTACTCGAAACTTCGTTACACGCTTTGCTTCACCGTCCTGACACTTGCGACCGCTATTTCAa ATGAAATAATGGCCCAAAAATCTGGTACTTTGATGGGTCGATTCTACAAGAACTTGCTTCAAAAGGATGAATCCGCATTCTGGCACACTTTCACGTTAGCCACACTCATATGCGTAGGACAATGTTTG TTACTCGGTGGTATCGCGTTCTTTTCATGGAGTTTATACCTTTGCTTCCGTCCAAATTTGGTTAAATCACTTCATGACCTCTACTTTAGTAACAATCTTTACTATACTCTGAACAGTGTAGACGACAAAGGGATCGACAATCC AGATCAACGTATAACTCAGGATGTAGAGAAATTATGCAGATTATTGGCAACCAAGATAACACCATCGCTATTGGTAGCACCTTTTGTGATTGGATACTATACATTCAAAACCTGGCAAAC AGCCGGTGGATTTGGTGTTGGCATAATTTACGGGTATTTTGTGGTCGGAGCTATACTTAATCGAATCATGATCTCACCAGTCACAAAATGGGCAGCTAAGGTAGAAAAAGCGGAAGGTGATTTTCG ATTTAAGCACGTTTCAATACGAAACTATGCCGAAGAAAGTGCTTTTTATCGAGCAGCAGATTTTGAGAAAGCGTCTTGTGATGAAGCATTTTCTGTGCTTTGGAACAGGCAGCTGAGATTTGTTCTCTGGCAGTTTCCTACCCAAG ttttccagtattttttcAACTACTATGGCGGAGTGTTATCCTACGCTATTCAAATCTTTCCAATCTTTATCTTCAAAACTTATGCGGATCTTGACGACGCCTCGCTAGGCGAGAAAATCAGCAAT AACGCTTTCTACTACATTTACTTGATCAACAGTTTCACGCGTCTCACTGACCTGGCTTTGAGCATCGGAGAACTCGGAGGTTATGTGCTGAG AGTTTCTGAAATTGTGAACTGCACAACTGAGAAAGATGGTCTCGACAATGAAGGATTCACAGAATTCGACGACAACGACAATACTCAGGATGATTTCCTATTCGATAATGACAGCGCGGGATTTGATCTGTCATTCAGCGTGCGAGGACTATCCTACGGAAAGCCCTGTGACGATGATGATATCCTCGTGTCTGATGAGTATTCAT ACTTGACTGTAGACGTTCCTGTCAATAAAAACCTGATCATAACGGGACCTAGTGGAGCTGGAAAGTCGTCACTTCTACGAGTACTCGCGAATTTGTGGCCCAGCAAAGCAG GAACGATTCGCCGTTGTCTGCCTGAAAGTGCCTATTTCTTCCTACCGCAAAGGCCTTATCTCCCTGTGGGGCGTCTTTGTTTACGAAAACAAATGTGCTTCCCACACACTTCAGCGTACACGATAGATGATGAGAAGGATGCAG AGTCAAGGAGATTAGTGCAAATTCTTTGCGATCTGCGGTTAACTTCACTAATCGAAACCTGCGGCGGTTTAGACATGGATGTTGACTTCGAGTG GCAGGACACCCTCTCTCCTGGTGAACAACAACGTCTTTCATTCGCCAGGGTATTGTTTCACAGTCCAAAAGTAGCGGTATTGGATGAAGCTACAAGCAGCATCGATGTCGAAGATGAAAGGAATTTATATGAGCTCCTTAAAGAG AACAAGATATCTTACATATCGACAGGACATCGCGAAACACTTCCTCACTTCCATGACATTGAATTGAAGTTAGGAAGATACTTTTCCTCCACAGCCCTGTGTGCGCATGGACAACCGCCTGCTCTGTCGTCCCCCGAAGAACGATCCGACACGGAATTAACTTTGATGGGCAGAATGTAA